The sequence below is a genomic window from Lysobacter capsici.
GTGATCAATGCGACCACCGGGCGCCTGGAAATCATCAAGACGCCGCACAACCCACGCAACTGGTATTACGCGGACCTGCCGATGGCGCAGATCGCGATGGCGGCGACCGCGGCGCCGACGTATTTCCCGTTGGCCATGTTGCGCGACCAGTTGTACGTGGACGCGGGCATCTTCGCGAACTCACCGGGCATGTTCGGCCTGCACGAGGCCAGCCACTATTGCAAGGTGCCGATCGCGGACATCCATGTCCTCAGCCTGGGCACCAACGTGGCCAGCCCGCGCCATTCGGTGCATGAGAATCCCAACCTCGGCGCGCTGGGCTGGCTTCGCAACGGGCGCTTGTACACCACGATGTCGTCGGCCCAGCGCGAACTCACCGACAGCATCCTCCACCACATTCTCGAAAGCCGTTATCAGCGCATCGAGGGCACGCCCGACACCAGCCGCGATGGACTGCTGCAATTCGACAATGCATCGCTGGCGGCCTCCAAGCGGCTTACCGAACTGGCCGAGCATGCCTGGAAAGAGGCCTATGCCAGCGCGTCGTTCAAGACCTTCATCGAGATGTTGCGCGATCACCGGATCGACGATGGCTGGCGCGCCACGGTGCCTACGACCGAATCGGCCGATTCGAATCGTTGATCGGGTTCGTGTTGCGCGACCCCCTGGAGGGGATGCTCTCAGGCGGCGATCGCATCCAACTGCGCCATGACCTGCGGCGAAAGCGCCAGCTCGCTCACGGCCAGGTTCTCGCGCAGGTGCGCCAGCGAGGAAGTGCCCGGGATGAGCAGGATGTTGGGCGCGCGACGCAACAGCCAGGCGAGCGCGACCTGCATCGCGGTGGCGTCGAGGCGGCGCGCGACATCGGTCAGCGCGGACGATTGCAGCGGGCTGAACCCGCCCAACGGGAAGAACGGTACGTAGGCGATGCCCTGCCGCGCGAGTTCGTCGATCAGCGCATCGTCGGCGCGATGCGCGAGGTTGTAGTGGTTCTGCACGCAGACGATCTCGCAGATGCCGCGTCCCTGCGCGACCTGCGCGGAGGTGACGTTGCTCAACCCGATATGCCGCACCAGGCCCGCGCGCTGAAGCTCGGCGAGCGCGGTCAGCGGCGCTTCGATCGAGCCTTCGGCGGGGCCGTGGGTGTCGAACATGCAGCGCAGGTTGACCACGTCGAGCGCGTCCAGGCCCAGGTTGCGCAGGTTGTCGTGCACGGCCTGGGTCAGCTGCTCGGGTGAAAACGCCGGCAACCAGGAGCCATCCTCGCCGCGCCGCGCGCCGACCTTGGTGACGATGACCAGATCGTCGCCGTACGGCGCCAGCGCTTCGCGGATCAGCCGGTTGGTGACGTGCGGGCCGTAGAAGTCCGACGTGTCGATGTGGTTCACGCCGCTGGCGACGGCCTCGCGCAATACCGCCAGGGCCGCGTCGTGATCCTTCGGCGGGCCGAACACGCCGGGGCCGGCGAGCTGCATGGCGCCGTAGCCCAGGCGCTTCACGGTGCGATCGCCGAGTTGGAAGGTGCCGCTGTGGTCGATGCTGGACATGGGGGAAACCTGTGCGTGAGAGACGTGGCACCATCCTGAGGCCGGCCCCGCTGTTCGATAACTGTCTAGAATCGGCACGGGCCGTGCGGGATTGCGAACAATGGACATCGATTTCAGCGATTTGAACGCCTTCCTCGCGGTCGCGCGCGCCAAGGGTTTCCGCGAAGGCGCACGCGCGTCGGGCAGCAGCGCCTCGGGCCTGAGCGAAGCGGTGCGCCGGCTGGAAACCCAGCTCGGCGTCCGCCTGCTTCATCGCACCACCCGCAGCGTGGTGCCGACCGAAGCCGGTGCGCGCCTGCTGGAGCGGCTCGAACCGGCCTTGAACGAAGTCCACGCCGCGCTCGATGTGGTCAACGGATTTCGCAGCCGACCGGCCGGCACCTTGCGGCTCAACGTGCCGGTCAGCGCCGCGCGCCTGGTGCTGCCGGCGATCATTCCGCGGTTCCTCGCCGCGTATCCCGATATCCGCCTGGAGATCAACGTCGACGACAGCTTCGTCGACGTGCTCGCCGCCGGCTGCGACGCCGGCATCCGCTACGACGAGCGCCTGGAACACGACATGATCGCGGTGCCGATCGGTCCGCGCATGCAACGCTTCGCCACGGCCGCGTCGCCCGCCTATCTCGACCGGCACGGCCGGCCCGGGCACCCGCGCGACCTGCTCGCTCACACCTGCCTGCGCGGACGTTTCAGCAGCGGCGCGATGCCGTTGTGGGAGTTCGAACGCGACGGCGAACTGATCCAGGTCGATCCGTCCGGCCCGCTGCTGGTGCAGATCGGCGCGGCCACCGATCTCGCGGTCGATGCGGCGATCGCCGGCGTCGGCATCATCTATCTGTTCGAAGACTGGCTGCGTCCGCATTTAGACAGCGGCGCGCTGGAACCGTTGCTGGAGCCGTGGTGGCAGCCGTTTTCCGGGCCGTTTCTCTACTACCCCGGGCGACGCCTGGTGCCCGCGCCGCTGCGCGCGTTCGTCGATTTCATCAAGGCGTAGCCGCGCGAGAAAATCGCGCTCGCATGACTGACTACAACGTCGCAACGCAGCCGCAAATCGACCTTCGTCGCAGTCCCCGGCAATTACGGACGGCACACATCCTGTGCTAGCGTCGCCTTTCCCGATAATTCCGGAGGCCGCCGCCGCTTCCGGGAGGGTCGCGTCATCGCGATACGCCAGGGTTGCGCGCGCTGTCCGACCGATGAGGGGGAACGATCGGGGCGGCTTTCAACGGAGGGATAAAGCATGAAGGGATGGATTGCAAAAGGGGCCGTGCTGGCTGTTTTCGTCGGCGCGATGGTTTCGGCCATGCCGGTCTCGGCGGAGCCGACCTACGAATGCACGCTGGCGCACGAAGGCGAGCTGTTCCAGGTCGCGTACGATCACCCGGTCGATCCGGGCTACCTCTACCAATGCCGCGGCGCGAACTGGCGCCTGGTCGGAATCTGCAGCCAGAGCCAGGGTTGCCCGCCGGCGCCGGATCCGGGTGGTCCGATCGTAGAGATGTAAGGTTTCATCGCGTCCAATCGACGTTGCTATTCGAAGCGGGGCCCAGGCATGGGTCCCGCTTTTTCATGTCGTCCGGTCGCGGATCGTCCGGCCGACGCGCCATGGATTTCAACGGCAGCACGAACGATCCGCTGCGGGACATCCAGGCAGGTCTAGCGCGATGGCGTCATGAGCGGACACATCATCATCCCAACATAGATTTCGGCGACCTCGCCCGATGGCGCAAGCCACATGTGGATGTTCTGACCACACGCTCCCTGCATGGTGACCATCGCAGTATCTTGATAGGTCAGCCAGACCCTGCGGTAAGGTTTTCCGTTGGAGACAATGGGCTCTTCCCGCTTGCGCGTCACACCGGCCCGATTCGTCATGAGATCGGGAAGCTCATCATACAGTTGCGATAACAAGGCATCGTCGCGCACAGCGGCTTGATTTTCCGAGTCGGCGTCGAACGTGGGGCGCCCGGCAAGTTCGAACGGCGGCTCCGCCCGAACGGGCATCATGACCGGGTAATACAGTGACTCGGTCGGCATCCGGGCGCACGACGCGAGCGCGATCGATCCGACTGCCACCATCAGTGCAGCTGAGCGCTTCGCGTACATGTCGCCTCACTTTACGAACTGCATCTCGATCAGCGCGCCGGTCTTTACATCGACTCTGGCGATGTAGCCCACGTCGAGGTAGAAGCTCAAAGGCTCCTCGCCGGCGATGCTGTACATGACCAGATGATCGTCATCGCGCGAGAAATGCGCCAGATCGAGGTCGCTCCAAAGCACGTTGCGACCCAGGTCCAGCGCGAGGATGGAAGGCTCCCCGTCGTCAGGCAAGAACGTCACGACCACCGTGTCGCCGATCAGCGCCGCGTCGTGGATGGACCGGCCGAAATCCCACTCGCTGCCGTTGACGATGATGGTTCTTCTGATAGGGATCTTCATGCTGGCCGGTCCGTGGAGTGCGGGTACCGGACTGTGTCGCCGGCGAATCCGTTCGGTGAATCCTAGCTCAGCAAGAGCGGCGCTGCCGACGAAACCGGTCCATGTCGCCTACGCGTAAAGGCTTGACGCGCGGCGTGGGAAGATCCTTCGGCGAGCAATCACTTTCGACCTGGGGATAAGCGATGAATCCAACTTCGAGCTTTCGTCGGCCGCGGCCCGAGGCTTTGCTGCTGTGCATTTTCCTGACGGCGGCGCCTGCGGTCCACGGCGCGGCGCGCGATCAGGCCGAAGCAAAGGTCGCCGTTCGCTTCGACCAGATCGCGGACAGCCCTGCCCAGCTGCGGATGTTTCTGCAGGCGATGCCCAAGGGCGCCGACCTGCACAACCACCTTGGCGGGTCGGTCTATGCCGAGGACTATCTTCGCTGGGCCGGCGACCAGGGGATGTGCATCGCCACCGACAGCAACAGCATCGTCCCGCCGCCCTGCGATGCGCCCGGCCGCATGCCCGCGCGCGATCTCGCGAGCAAGGCCTATCTGCGTTACGCGCAGGTAGTCGATACCTTGTCGACACGCGGCGTCGAACAGGGCATCGGCGATCCGGTGCAGCCGGCGCGCGAGCGCTTCTTCGCCGCCTTCGATGGATTCCGCCCCATCTCGCAAAGCAGCTTCCCCGCGAAAATCGCCACCGCGCGCGAAGCCGCCGCCGGCGACCGCGTGAGCTACGTAGAGCTGATCGCCATGCCGCTCGCCGCGCAGCCGCTGCTCGAAGCGGCGAAGAAGATGCGCGGCGACGCCAACGACTTCGCCAAACTTGCATCCACGCTCGCTCCCATGTTGCCGGCGGCCATCGCCCGGGCCCGCGCGGATCTCGATCGTTACGACGCTCAGGTCGCGGCGATGCTCGGCTGCAACGGCGCCGCACCCCGGCCCGCTTGCGACATCGAAGTTCGCTACCAGGTCCCTTCCCAGCGCAGTTGGCCCGCGCCCCAGGTATTCGCGGCATTGGCCTTCGGTTTCGCCCTGGCCGACACCGACCCGCGATGGGTCGGCGTCAATTTGCTCGGCCCGGAGCACCATCCGGCATCGGATCAAGACTATGCGCTGCATATGCGCATGCTCGCCCACCTGAAGAAACAGCATCCCGGCGTGCCGATGTCGCTGCACGCGGGCGAACTGACGCTCGGCCTGGTCCCGCCGCGCTACCTGCGGTCGCATATCCACGATGCGGTCGTCTGCGCGGGCGCCGCGCGGATCGGCCACGGTGTCGACATCGCGTACGAACACGATGCGGCCGCGCTGCTGAAAAGGATGGCCCGCGACGAGATCGCGGTCGAAATCAACCTGACCAGCAACGCGGTGATCCTGGGCGTGAAAGGCAAGGATCATCCGCTGACCCTCTATCGCGCGGCGGGCGTGCCGGTCGTCCTGTCGACCGACGACCAGGGCGTGCTGCGCAGCGACATGACCCACGAATATCTGCGCGCCGTGCGCGAGCACGGACTGCGCTACCTCGACCTCAAGCAGATCGCCCGCGACGGGCTGCAATACGCATTCTTGCCCGGCGCCAGCCTGTGGCAGACCCGAGCCGGTGGCGCTCGCGTACCGGAATGCGCCGCGCTGTCGACAACACCCGACGCCGCTTGCACGCGATTCCTCGGCGGCAGTCCCAAGGCGCGATTGCAATGGCGTCTGGAACGGGATCTAGGCGATTTCGAGCGAGCCATGCTTGAAGACGCTGATCGCTGAGGGGGCAGAGCGCAGGATGATGCGTTCATACGCGCAGCCTTCTCCGGACTCGGGATGAATGTCGGCCCGATACGAGGCATGGCTCTTGTCGTCGCCGTACTATCACCAGAAAGATCTGTCACTTGAGCTCCGCCGATACCGCTACACGGCCTTGGCTCAAATATCTCGTGCGTCAGTGTCTGAGAATGGCCATTCTCAGGTTTGCTGCGTTAGCCGTTTTCCGCCCAATGACCCTTGCCGCAGAAGCGCTCCAATAGCACAGCGATGGCGTCGCTGATCCTGGAGAACTACTAATCACCAACGCCCGACAGTCGAGATCACCGAGCGCACGGCTGGCTGGCCGCGCGCATTGGCCTTATCGGGTACATGCCCCGCACCGACCACCATCCATGGGGCCCAAGCCGCCGGACACGTGCTACAACTATCCATCATTCGGCGTAAAGGACCCCGCCATGGCCCGCTATCCTCGTATCGACCAACCCTGTCCACTCGACGACGCGGCGCGCAGCCGCGTCGACGGCCACTGCGGCCTGTGTGGCAAGACCGTGCATTGCCTGGACGGACGCAGCGACACGGAGCGCGCGGCGTTGTTGCGACAGGCCAGCGGCCCGGTCTGCGTCTCGTATCGATTGGCGCTGGGTACGGCGTTGGCCTTGTCGATCGCCGCGCCGGCCGCGGCCAGCCCGGTCGATGTCGCTGCATCGTCGCAGGCGGCGCCGCTGACTCCGCCCAATGCCACACCGCAGGCGCAGACCCCGGTAGCGCCCGAGACCCTGGTCGAGCCCGACCTGCAGATGGTGTTCGTCGGTAGTATCAGCCGGCCCGGCGAAGCCGAATGGGTCGACGACGATCATCACCTGCCTGAGCTACCCATGCGGCGCGAACCACCGCCGCGCGAATGAGCGCTCGCGAAACCTCAGTTCGCCGCGCGGTCTTCGTCCAATACGCCGAACGCGTCCTCGATACGCAGCCCGGCGATTGCCCGCATCGCTCCGCGCAGACTGTCCGGGTCGCCGTCGCCGACGACCAACGCAAGGTGGCCGGCATCAAATTCGCCCAGGCCGGCGTCGTAACTGACCCAGCGCTCCCCGTTCCAGGCCTGCACCCACATATGCGGTCCGAACGCGTGCGCTTGACCAACGAAGCGGCTGCCGTAGGCCAGGCCGGCGACCACCCGGGCCGGTATTCCGCGGGCGCGTGCGGCGGCGGCGAGCAACAGCGCGTACTCGGTACAATCGCCTTCGCGTCGTGCCAAGGCCTCGCGCGCGCCGTGGTAGCCGCTATAGACCACGGGTCCTGATAGGCGTGCCTGCACCGCCGTAACCAAGCGACGCATGCGTGCATCGACGCTGCCGCCGCCGGCTGCACGGGCGAAACCGATCACCGCGCGGTCGCCAATTTGCAGCCACGGCGTAGGTGCGAGATAGCGCCGTAACGCCTTTGCGTCGGGTGCTGTTTCGTGCCCGCAATTCTTGCAGACTGTCAGTTCCAATCCATCGGACCTGCGCACCGCGTATTGCTCGCCGGTCTGCGGCCACGACCAGCCCACCGCTCCGTTGCGCTCGCCGAGCCGGTAACGGATGGTGCCGTGACGCGCCGCCGGCGACAGTCGGTACGGCGACGGCACCAGCGCCGCCTGTATCTGCGCCTTGAGCTCGACCTCGGACGCGGCAATCTCCACGGCGTTGGCCACATGTAACCAACCCGAAGACAGGACCAGTAACGTCCATAGCGAAAATCGTTTCGACTTCATGCATCACCTTCCCGACCGATCAGACGACAACCACTACACTGCAACCGCGCGGCTCGCGATCGTTGTCGGCAACAGGCTTTCTGCCTGGCACCGTTGAAGATGAGATTCTGCGCGACATCCTTGCGAAAGCGCGGAGAAGATCAAGCGCAGCTTGCCGCGCGAATCCGGAAGATCCGGCCGTTCCAGCCTTTACCGATGTGCCGATGCCATCGACTGCGTATGCATTGCGCAGGCGCCAAGTTCGACCCTCCATTCAAGCCTGTACCAATGCGTCTTATGCCCCGGGCGCGGCGGTCGACCCGCGCACCATCAAGCTGAAATCCAGGGTCTGTTGATGCGGCGCTTCCACCGCCTCGATGATCGCGAGCAACAGGTTGACGGCGCGCACGCCGATCTCCCGCATGGGCTGGCTGATCGTCGTAAGCGGCGGGGTGAGATAGCGGGACGATTCCAGATCGTCGAAACCGACGATCGAAAAGTCCTGCGGCACGCGGATGGCCAGATCCCGGCATGCGGCGAGAACGCCCAATGCCATCTGGTCGCTGAAACAGAACGCGGCGGTCGGCGCGGGCGCGTGGCTCAACAGTTTTTTCGCGGCCACATAGCCCGATTCGACCGAAAAATCGCCCGGGACGACCGTCATAAGACGTAACCGACCCTTTGCTCTTGCAGCCGCCTTGGCCCCTTCCAGCCGCTGTTGATGCAAGGGATTGTCGGGCGGGCCGCCCACCACGGCGATGCGCTCGTGCCCCAATCCATACAGATGCTCCATCGCGGTGCGCGCGGCGGCGGCGTTGTCGATGTGGACGCTGGGTATGCCCAGCGCCGGATCGAACTCGCAGCCGTTGACCACCGGCGCGGTGAGGCCGAGCCGCTTGACGATCTCGCGCGCCGTCGGTGGAAGCCGGTGCCCCAGTACGATCAGGCCGTCGGCCTCGTTGCGCGGAAGCATCTGCGCGTAGCGCTCTTCCCGATCCGGCCGGTTCTGGGTGTCGCCGAGCAGCACGGCGTAGTCGGCGGCCTGCGCGGCTTCTTCCGCGCCCTGCAGGATCTGCGCGAAGAACGGGTTGGCGATGTCCGGGACCGTGACCAGGATCTTGCCGCTTCGCTGGGTCTTGAGCGTCCTGGCCACCGTGTTGGGGACATAGGCCAGCGCCGCGGCGGCCTCCTCGATGCGCTTGCGCGTGGCCGGCAGGACCTTGTCCGGCCGCGACAGCGCGCGGGACACGGTGCCCGCCGAGACGCCGACGTGTTTTGCGATGTCGTAGATGGTTGCCATGTCTCAGTCGTACGGTTTCCTGTGCAGTGCACAACGCGTGTCCGGATAACCCCATGCTAGGATTGCAATCGATTGCATTGGGCGGATTATCGTGAAAACACTCAAGGGTCCAGCGCTGTTCCTCGCGCAGTTCATCGATGACAAACCTCCGTTCGATCGGCTCGACACCTTGGCCGAGTGGGCCGCCGGGTTGGGCTATTGTGGGGTACAAGTGCCGACCAGCGCGCCCCACCTCTTCGATCTCGCCCAGGCCGCGCGCAGCCAGGCCTACTGCGACGACGTCGCCGCCACGCTGGCGCGGCACGGCATCCAGATCACCGAGCTGTCCACGCATCTGCAAGGTCAGCTGGTCGCCGTCCATCCAGCCTACGACATCTTGTTCGACGGTTTCGCCCCGCAGGAAAAGCGCGGCGATCCAGCCGCGCGGCAGGCCTGGGCCGTCGAGCAGCTGACACTGGCGGCCAAAGCCAGCCAGCGCCTTGGACTCAGCGCGCATGCCACGTTTTCCGGCGCGTTGGCCTGGC
It includes:
- a CDS encoding LacI family DNA-binding transcriptional regulator, producing the protein MATIYDIAKHVGVSAGTVSRALSRPDKVLPATRKRIEEAAAALAYVPNTVARTLKTQRSGKILVTVPDIANPFFAQILQGAEEAAQAADYAVLLGDTQNRPDREERYAQMLPRNEADGLIVLGHRLPPTAREIVKRLGLTAPVVNGCEFDPALGIPSVHIDNAAAARTAMEHLYGLGHERIAVVGGPPDNPLHQQRLEGAKAAARAKGRLRLMTVVPGDFSVESGYVAAKKLLSHAPAPTAAFCFSDQMALGVLAACRDLAIRVPQDFSIVGFDDLESSRYLTPPLTTISQPMREIGVRAVNLLLAIIEAVEAPHQQTLDFSLMVRGSTAAPGA
- a CDS encoding aldo/keto reductase family oxidoreductase, which gives rise to MSSIDHSGTFQLGDRTVKRLGYGAMQLAGPGVFGPPKDHDAALAVLREAVASGVNHIDTSDFYGPHVTNRLIREALAPYGDDLVIVTKVGARRGEDGSWLPAFSPEQLTQAVHDNLRNLGLDALDVVNLRCMFDTHGPAEGSIEAPLTALAELQRAGLVRHIGLSNVTSAQVAQGRGICEIVCVQNHYNLAHRADDALIDELARQGIAYVPFFPLGGFSPLQSSALTDVARRLDATAMQVALAWLLRRAPNILLIPGTSSLAHLRENLAVSELALSPQVMAQLDAIAA
- a CDS encoding CBASS cGAMP-activated phospholipase; the protein is MAFTILALSGGGYLGLHEAVLLRELERALHRPIGEAFDLICGSSIGALAAMGLSLGTPARDIEAGFLQRGTTIFPGHRWRSHRALAYLSSIRYMFRSRYRGETVGETVDAIIGEHRKLSEAKTRLLIPVINATTGRLEIIKTPHNPRNWYYADLPMAQIAMAATAAPTYFPLAMLRDQLYVDAGIFANSPGMFGLHEASHYCKVPIADIHVLSLGTNVASPRHSVHENPNLGALGWLRNGRLYTTMSSAQRELTDSILHHILESRYQRIEGTPDTSRDGLLQFDNASLAASKRLTELAEHAWKEAYASASFKTFIEMLRDHRIDDGWRATVPTTESADSNR
- a CDS encoding transglutaminase-like domain-containing protein, which translates into the protein MANAVEIAASEVELKAQIQAALVPSPYRLSPAARHGTIRYRLGERNGAVGWSWPQTGEQYAVRRSDGLELTVCKNCGHETAPDAKALRRYLAPTPWLQIGDRAVIGFARAAGGGSVDARMRRLVTAVQARLSGPVVYSGYHGAREALARREGDCTEYALLLAAAARARGIPARVVAGLAYGSRFVGQAHAFGPHMWVQAWNGERWVSYDAGLGEFDAGHLALVVGDGDPDSLRGAMRAIAGLRIEDAFGVLDEDRAAN
- a CDS encoding adenosine deaminase; its protein translation is MNPTSSFRRPRPEALLLCIFLTAAPAVHGAARDQAEAKVAVRFDQIADSPAQLRMFLQAMPKGADLHNHLGGSVYAEDYLRWAGDQGMCIATDSNSIVPPPCDAPGRMPARDLASKAYLRYAQVVDTLSTRGVEQGIGDPVQPARERFFAAFDGFRPISQSSFPAKIATAREAAAGDRVSYVELIAMPLAAQPLLEAAKKMRGDANDFAKLASTLAPMLPAAIARARADLDRYDAQVAAMLGCNGAAPRPACDIEVRYQVPSQRSWPAPQVFAALAFGFALADTDPRWVGVNLLGPEHHPASDQDYALHMRMLAHLKKQHPGVPMSLHAGELTLGLVPPRYLRSHIHDAVVCAGAARIGHGVDIAYEHDAAALLKRMARDEIAVEINLTSNAVILGVKGKDHPLTLYRAAGVPVVLSTDDQGVLRSDMTHEYLRAVREHGLRYLDLKQIARDGLQYAFLPGASLWQTRAGGARVPECAALSTTPDAACTRFLGGSPKARLQWRLERDLGDFERAMLEDADR
- a CDS encoding LysR family transcriptional regulator, with amino-acid sequence MNAFLAVARAKGFREGARASGSSASGLSEAVRRLETQLGVRLLHRTTRSVVPTEAGARLLERLEPALNEVHAALDVVNGFRSRPAGTLRLNVPVSAARLVLPAIIPRFLAAYPDIRLEINVDDSFVDVLAAGCDAGIRYDERLEHDMIAVPIGPRMQRFATAASPAYLDRHGRPGHPRDLLAHTCLRGRFSSGAMPLWEFERDGELIQVDPSGPLLVQIGAATDLAVDAAIAGVGIIYLFEDWLRPHLDSGALEPLLEPWWQPFSGPFLYYPGRRLVPAPLRAFVDFIKA